The Chitinophaga caeni genome segment ACAGAATATACAGGATAATGCCTACAGTACTTATTTTGGGCGCTACTTCAGATATGGCTGTAGCGATCGCGAGGAAATTTGCGCAGGAAAAATACGATATTCAATTAGCTGCCCGCAACGTGCAGCAACTGGATGCGCTCGAAAAAGATCTCGGGATCCGTTACGGTGTAAAAGCGAGCTCCTTTACATTTGACGCTGCCGACACGGCGCACCATGAAGCTTTTTACAACCAATTACCGGTTAAGCCCGATATCACGATCTGCGTATTCGGTTACCTTGGCGATCAAGCCACGGCTGAAAAAGATTGGAATGAATCAGAAAAAATTATTCAAACTAACTATACCGGCGCCGTATCCATTTTAAATATTGTTGCTAACGATTATGCCGGTAAAAAGCAAGGAACAATTGTTGGAATTAGTTCGGTTGCCGGCGATCGCGGCCGTTTAAGCAACTATATGTACGGAAGCGCCAAAGCAGGATTTACAGCGTACCTTTCCGGTTTAAACAACCGGATGTTCCATGAAAAGGTGCACGTGTTAACCGTATTACCCGGTTTCGTTGCCACGAGGATGACGGAAAACCTGGAACTCCCGGCTATCCTCACCGCGCAACCTCAAGAAGTAGCTAACGATATTTACAAGGCCGTACAGAAAAAGAAAAACGTGGTTTACGTGAAATGGTTCTGGCGCTATATAATGCTTATCATCCGGAATATCCCCAACGGAATTTTCAAAAAATTAAAACTGTGAGTCAAAACCCCGGTATTGCATTCTTTGATTTTGATGGTACTATCACCACCAAGGATACACTATTTGAAATAGCCCGTTTCCAAGTAGGGAATAATAGTTTTTATAAAGGAATAATAAAGCTGCTGCCCACTTTAGTTGCCACGAAGATGAAATGGATCCCTGCCGTGCAAGGCAAGGAACAATTCCTTCAGCAATTTTTTAAAGGGATGCCGCTACTGCATTTCAACCTTTCCTGCCAAGAATTTACCAAAAACGTATTACCGAACTTTATCCGTGCCAAGGCCATTTCTGCAATTACGCGGCATCTTTCGGAAGGCGACAGGGTTATAGTAGTGACCGCTTCCGCGGAAAACTGGGTTCGCCCCTGGTGCGATAGCCTCGGTATCGAGTGTATCGGTACCCGCTTGCAATCGGAGAATGGAAAGCTTACCGGCTTAATAGAAGGAATAAATTGCAATGGCCAAGAAAAAGTAAACCGGATTCAGCAGTACGTGAACTTATCGGACTATAGTGCTATACATGCTTACGGCGATACCGCCGGGGATCACCCCATGCTACAGTTGGCCGGGAACGCGGTTTTCAAACCTTTCAGGGATTAATTTATAACTAGCTGACGGGGACGTTCATTACATTTTCGTCAACAACCAGGACAATATGAACAAGCTGCAAGCTACAATGCTGACAAGGTTCACCCCCTTGGAGCGGTTTTTCAAATGAATACCCGCCGCGGCAAGTAACGTATTCAACTGTTGTGAATTTTCTTCAGCCCTAATCGTGCCCGAGCTCTTAAAAAATGAAGGAATTACCTCGCTACTCATAATGGCCTTACCTTCTTTCAGCCAACACCATCTAGGGAAAAAG includes the following:
- a CDS encoding SDR family oxidoreductase, translated to MPTVLILGATSDMAVAIARKFAQEKYDIQLAARNVQQLDALEKDLGIRYGVKASSFTFDAADTAHHEAFYNQLPVKPDITICVFGYLGDQATAEKDWNESEKIIQTNYTGAVSILNIVANDYAGKKQGTIVGISSVAGDRGRLSNYMYGSAKAGFTAYLSGLNNRMFHEKVHVLTVLPGFVATRMTENLELPAILTAQPQEVANDIYKAVQKKKNVVYVKWFWRYIMLIIRNIPNGIFKKLKL
- a CDS encoding HAD-IB family hydrolase → MSQNPGIAFFDFDGTITTKDTLFEIARFQVGNNSFYKGIIKLLPTLVATKMKWIPAVQGKEQFLQQFFKGMPLLHFNLSCQEFTKNVLPNFIRAKAISAITRHLSEGDRVIVVTASAENWVRPWCDSLGIECIGTRLQSENGKLTGLIEGINCNGQEKVNRIQQYVNLSDYSAIHAYGDTAGDHPMLQLAGNAVFKPFRD